In the Streptobacillus moniliformis DSM 12112 genome, one interval contains:
- a CDS encoding tRNA 2-thiocytidine biosynthesis TtcA family protein codes for MYIQKGNNMSLGQTDCPLILPDVPLQPLEVIEKSIQKKYRELLWSPFIKALKDFDLVNENDKIAVAISGGKDSLLLAKLFQELKRASKTKFELVFIAMNPGFNQRNLDNLKLNLEHLNIPCHIYDDNIFDIAGKIAKDYPCYMCAKMRRGSLYSKATELGCNKLALGHHLDDVVETTLMSMFYMGKFETMLPKLKSDNFDIELIRPLFYIEEKNIIKFVKNNGIQAMNCGCTVAAEKTSSKRRETKEFIKQLSVLNPNIKKKILSSTFNVNIEKILGFKFKKDHFFYLDEYKFK; via the coding sequence ATGTATATTCAGAAAGGTAATAATATGTCTTTAGGTCAAACTGATTGCCCTTTAATACTTCCAGATGTTCCTCTTCAACCTCTTGAAGTAATTGAAAAAAGTATACAAAAGAAATATAGGGAACTTTTATGGTCTCCTTTTATCAAGGCTTTAAAAGATTTTGATTTAGTAAATGAAAATGATAAAATTGCTGTAGCTATATCTGGTGGTAAGGATTCATTGTTACTTGCAAAATTATTTCAAGAATTAAAAAGAGCTTCTAAAACAAAATTTGAGCTTGTATTCATTGCAATGAATCCAGGATTTAATCAACGTAATCTCGATAACTTAAAGTTAAATTTAGAGCATTTAAATATACCCTGCCACATATATGATGATAATATTTTTGATATCGCAGGTAAAATAGCCAAAGACTATCCTTGTTATATGTGTGCTAAAATGCGTCGTGGTTCACTATATTCAAAGGCTACAGAGCTGGGCTGTAATAAATTAGCGTTAGGGCATCATTTAGATGATGTAGTCGAAACTACTCTAATGTCAATGTTTTATATGGGCAAATTTGAAACTATGTTACCAAAATTAAAGTCCGATAATTTTGATATAGAACTTATTAGACCACTATTTTATATTGAAGAAAAAAATATCATTAAATTTGTAAAAAATAATGGTATTCAAGCAATGAATTGTGGCTGTACAGTTGCAGCTGAAAAAACTTCAAGTAAAAGACGTGAAACTAAGGAATTTATTAAACAATTATCTGTTCTAAATCCTAATATCAAAAAGAAAATACTCTCTTCTACTTTCAATGTAAATATTGAAAAAATACTAGGATTTAAATTCAAAAAAGACCACTTTTTTTATTTAGATGAATATAAATTTAAATAA
- the galU gene encoding UTP--glucose-1-phosphate uridylyltransferase GalU, whose amino-acid sequence MKIRKAIIPAAGLGTRVLPATKAQPKEMLSIVDKPALQYLVEELIESGIQEILIITGRNKQAIENHFDYSYELEAILKEKGKEELFNEVQNISKMINMYYVRQKLPLGLGHAISCAESFVADEPFLILLGDDIIYTDKEKGEIPVSKQLIDAYEKNGCGSFIGVQKVPRRDLNKYGIIKQSKKIDDKIYEIEDFVEKPNIEDAPSEFAALGRYILEPQIFKYLKEEKTIDYEIQLTPAILKMAKDNVSKLYSYEFDGLRYDTGDKFGMFKANVEFGLRHPELKEKIKEYLKELKVEL is encoded by the coding sequence ATGAAAATTCGTAAAGCAATTATACCTGCTGCTGGTCTTGGTACTAGAGTTTTACCTGCTACTAAAGCACAACCTAAAGAAATGTTAAGTATTGTTGATAAACCAGCATTACAGTATTTAGTAGAGGAACTTATAGAAAGTGGGATACAAGAAATTTTAATAATTACTGGAAGAAATAAACAAGCTATAGAAAATCATTTTGATTATTCTTATGAGTTAGAAGCTATATTGAAAGAAAAAGGTAAAGAAGAATTGTTTAATGAAGTACAAAATATTTCTAAAATGATTAATATGTACTATGTAAGACAAAAATTACCTTTAGGACTTGGGCATGCAATATCATGTGCAGAATCTTTTGTTGCAGATGAACCTTTCTTAATTTTATTAGGGGATGACATAATATATACAGATAAGGAAAAAGGAGAAATACCTGTATCTAAACAACTTATAGATGCATATGAAAAAAATGGTTGTGGAAGTTTCATAGGTGTTCAAAAAGTACCTAGAAGAGATTTAAACAAATATGGAATCATTAAGCAAAGTAAGAAAATAGATGATAAAATATATGAAATAGAAGATTTTGTTGAAAAACCAAATATTGAAGATGCACCAAGTGAATTTGCTGCATTAGGTAGATATATTTTAGAACCTCAAATATTTAAATATTTAAAAGAAGAAAAAACTATTGATTATGAAATTCAATTAACACCTGCAATATTAAAAATGGCAAAAGATAATGTATCTAAACTTTATTCATATGAATTTGATGGATTAAGATACGATACAGGAGATAAATTTGGTATGTTTAAGGCTAATGTTGAATTTGGATTAAGACATCCTGAATTAAAAGAAAAAATAAAAGAGTATTTAAAAGAGTTAAAGGTAGAATTATGA
- the coaBC gene encoding bifunctional phosphopantothenoylcysteine decarboxylase/phosphopantothenate--cysteine ligase CoaBC, with translation MKNIVIGVTSGIACYKALDVCSKLKKNNYNIKVIMTENASKLISPLLFQTLTGNKVYINMFDENETSVSHIEIAKNSDLVCVIPATYNIIGKLSNGIADDFLSTFLSVCDPRKVMIFPAMNTNMYLNPILQGNLEKLSMNNYNIVQPATGSLACGDFGLGKLPEVDIIVDKIMFNIEKTDIFKNKKILITAGGTVENIDTVRHITNKSSGKMGYALAKQATLQGADVTLISTKPDLKTPHGISKIIYIENADEMHEAVLNNIENIDYIFMVAAVSDFKIKNYSDTKIKKNKLKDLKLELELNVDILKKLSEIKPRKFKLIGFAAEDNNLKENAKAKLINKKLDYIVLNDISNKAIGFNSDNNKVFIFDKNGNEIEIKENTKDIVAKEILFNIVN, from the coding sequence ATGAAAAATATTGTAATAGGAGTTACATCAGGAATAGCTTGCTATAAAGCGTTGGATGTTTGTTCTAAATTAAAGAAAAATAACTATAACATTAAAGTTATAATGACGGAAAATGCTTCAAAACTTATTTCACCATTATTATTTCAAACACTAACAGGAAATAAGGTTTATATAAATATGTTTGATGAAAATGAAACATCTGTTTCACATATAGAAATAGCTAAAAATTCAGATTTAGTTTGTGTTATTCCAGCAACATATAATATTATTGGAAAGCTTTCAAATGGAATTGCAGATGATTTTCTATCTACATTTTTATCTGTATGCGATCCTAGAAAAGTTATGATTTTTCCAGCTATGAATACAAATATGTATTTAAATCCAATATTACAAGGAAATTTAGAGAAACTTTCAATGAATAACTATAACATTGTTCAACCTGCAACAGGGTCACTTGCCTGTGGTGATTTTGGATTAGGCAAATTACCTGAAGTTGATATTATAGTTGATAAAATAATGTTTAATATAGAAAAAACTGATATTTTTAAGAATAAAAAAATTCTTATTACAGCTGGAGGAACTGTAGAAAATATAGATACTGTTAGACATATCACAAATAAATCAAGCGGTAAAATGGGTTATGCATTAGCTAAACAAGCAACATTACAAGGTGCAGATGTTACATTAATAAGTACTAAGCCTGATTTAAAAACACCTCATGGTATCTCAAAAATAATTTATATAGAAAATGCAGATGAAATGCATGAAGCAGTATTAAATAATATAGAAAACATAGATTATATTTTCATGGTTGCAGCTGTGTCTGATTTCAAAATAAAAAATTATTCAGATACTAAGATAAAGAAAAATAAGTTAAAAGATTTAAAACTAGAATTAGAATTAAATGTCGATATATTAAAAAAATTATCTGAAATTAAACCAAGAAAATTTAAACTAATTGGTTTTGCTGCTGAAGATAATAATTTAAAAGAAAATGCAAAAGCAAAATTAATTAACAAAAAATTAGACTACATAGTTTTAAATGATATATCAAATAAAGCTATAGGTTTTAATTCTGATAATAATAAAGTTTTTATTTTTGATAAAAACGGAAATGAAATTGAAATCAAAGAAAATACAAAAGATATAGTTGCTAAAGAAATCTTATTTAATATTGTAAATTAA